In Helicobacter mastomyrinus, the sequence GTGTGGCTTTCATAAAGCTGTTTTGAGAATCTGCTGATTTCATCTTTTAGAGGTTGCAGGGAAAGGGTTTGATTTTCATTGAAAATTTGTGTATTTTTTTGCAAAATATCCGCCCCCAAAGCCTTAAAGGCATTTTTTAGCTCCTCTTTGTTTTTCTCCTCTCTTTTTTGCGCCTCCTCCTGTGTGAGCGTGTATTGCTCTTGTAAATGCTGCAAAAGCTGCTGTGCGTGTGTCTTTTCCTGTGCTATTCGCTCCTCAAAATGCCTTTGCATATCTTCTAATCGCTGCGTAGAACTAGATTCTATCATTTGCATATTGCTTTGTGCCTGTGTGAGCGAGGTAGAGAGGCTTTGAATCTGTGTTTTGTATTGCTCTATCTCATATTGATATGTGGATTTTAGGGCTTTTAATGTGCTTTTCTGCCATATCCACATACCCAAAGCCCCACATATTAGCCCTATACAACCGATAGAAATCATTTCAGCTATCATAATGAAACTCCCCGCTTTTCCCACCACTCTTAGAATCCAAGTGAATGTGATGAATCTCCATACGCTTATCAATGGCTTTCAGCATATCATAAATGGTAAGTAGCCCGATACCCACGCCTGTGAGCGCCTCCATCTCCACGCCGGTTTTACCCTCACACTTTACCAACACGCCAAGCTTAATGCTATGGGTCTTTTCATCGGGCGTAATATCGACATTGATTTTATTGATGATAAGCGGGTGGCACATAGGAATGAGTTCGCTTGTTTTTTTACTCCCCATAATCGCGGCAATAATCGCAGTTTGCGTGATTGAACCTTTTTTACCCGTGTGAGTGATAGCTGCTTTGAAAGCTGCCGCGCTCATAGTGATAATGCCACTCGCATAAGCCTCACGTGTAGTAATGTGCTTATCGCTCACATCGACCATTGTGGGATTGTGATGTTCATTAAGATGAGTAATCTGCATAATGCTCCTTTATGTTATGTTTCTATGTTATTGGGGTTTCACGCCGCATAAGGCTCTTGCTTCGCACGATATAAAATCCAGCTTCGCACTTGAGGGATGCACTTATAACCACACTTCGTTTGGTTCTCAAGTGAGTTTCTAAGGTATAGAATCTCTATTCCTAGCCTCTTAGTAGCGCGAAGGGGATAAGGGTTAAAATCTTCTTTGTGAAAAATAGAATACAAAATTCTTTATAATAATGCAAATACTCCTACTTAATTTTACGAGATTCGCCTTACTACCTTAAGTATGCTTTAGGATTTAGGGCGATAGGCTTGAATGTATTGTGTATTGGGGTAAATATAATTTCCTTCGATTAAATCAATACAATAAGGCACAGCGGGGAATACCGCTGCTAGACATTCTTCAATGCTTTTGGGCTTACCCGGGAGATTGATAATCAAAGATTTGCCTCTAATACCCGCACTCTGCCGCGATAAAATCGCCGTAGGCACATATTTTAGACTCACACTTCGCATAAGCTCCCCAAAGCCGGGTAACATCTTTTGACATACATTTTGTGTCGCTTCGGGCGTTACGTCTCTCTTTGCTGGGCCTGTGCCACCAGTGGTAACAATTAAATCACAGCCTTGCTTATCGCTTAAATCTTTGAGGCAAGATTCTATCTCTTGCTGCTCATCACTCACAATATGATAGTGGTATTGGCAAGGATTAAGGATATAGCGCTCAAGCACTTCCTGTATTGCCTTGCCCGATATATCTTCATATATGCCTTGTGCAGCTCTATCACTAGAGACAAGCACGCCAATATGGATTGTCTGCATATCTTGCATTATATCTCCTTTGTAGTGGGGTGGGTATGGGAAAATTGATGAATAAAATCTGTAATTTTTGCAATATCATTGAGTGGCAAGATAGGCAAATGCGTGGGCAGAATCTGTGTATTTGCCACACTTTCATCAATGGCAAAGGCATTTGCATAGGGGATATAAGCAGATTCTATATATTCTCTTGCCACCACGATACGCGGGAATGGTAGTGTTTTAAGCCCTTCGATAAATACATAATCATACGTTTGAAACATATTTAGGGCTTCATAAAAGGCTTGGGTTTGGGTAGATTCTGTATGTGGGGAGGCGTGCCTTAGCTGCAGGGTAGTGCGTGTAGGGGAGATAAGGGCGACTGCGTGGGAGCGTTGAAAAAACTCATAAGAATCTTTGCCCTTTGTATCAAACATTGCCTTATCCTTTGGGTCGTGTTTGATAACTGCTATTTTGCAATGCTGCAAATACTCGCATAATTTGCAGATAAGCGTAGTCTTGCCGCTATTGCTTTTCCCGCTAAAGGCAAAGACAATGGGCTTTTTAGAATCTTGCATAAGATGTCCTCAACGTTTGGCTAGAATGCCGCTACCTGCTAAAGGTTTGCTACGTTTTTGCGCATAGATTCTCTGCTGATTGATAATATCATATTTCCAAATGGGCGCATTTGCCTTAAAATCCTCAATAAAAGGCATATATACTTCAAAAGCTTCTTTGCGGTGAGAGGAGATAATCCCGCACATATAGGAGCTTTGGGAGTATTGGACATCGCCGATGCTATGCGCCATACAGATATAGGCATTATGCTCTTTTTGCGCTTTCTGCTGCCACTTATCAAACCATTTTTGCAAAAGCGGCTTGTAAATATCAAAGCTTAGGGCGTTGATTTGGGATTCTTTACGCACGATACCGGTAAAAACGCTTAGCGCCCCAGCATTAGAATCTTGAGCTAATCGCTCCCATTGTGTGTAAATCTCCGCGGCGGGTAATGCCCCTTGATATAGCTCAAGCATTAGCCACCGCATACAGGAGGGAGTAGCACGACCTTATCGCCTGATTTTAGGGGATAGCTAATGTCCTCTATGATTTCATCATTGACAGCTACTGCACTGATTTCAAGCCAACAATGCAAAGTTTCATCTTGGGATAAAATCTCTCTTAGCTCCTTAAGACTTTGGACTTCTAGCTCACGTGAGGGGATATTACTCATAGGACCTAAAAATTCAACTTTCACCATAAACATTCCTTGCTGCGTGATTATTGATATGTAAAGCATACCAAAGCTGAAGTTAAAAGTGATTTAAAAACATCACTTTGACTTCCTCTCCTGCTGCCAAATCACTGCCATTCTCCTCTAAAATCGCTAGGGCGGTATTATGCGTAAGATTGTTAATCATTGAGCTTTGGAGGGATTTTTTCGCACTAAAGCTTACATTAAACGTGCCCTGCTCATCATTATAAATCTCACAAGCACGGAATTCCATACGCGTATCCACTCTTTTGATATTTTCAAGCAAACGCGCCTTAAAGAAAGTGGGCTTGTGGATTCTACCCTGTAATCGCGCGAGAATAATAGAGCCAAAGAGGAGGAAGGTTACCGCGCAAGAATTAGGGAATCCGGGTAGCCCTAAGATAAATGTATCACCACAAGATGCACACGCCACAGGCTTACCCGGCTTCAATCGCACACCTTTGAAATGAATCTGCCCCATTTTTTTAATCACATCTTGTGTGAAGTCATAATCTCCCATACTCATACCGCCAGTGCTGATAATCATATCACACTCACGCAAAGCGCGT encodes:
- the moaC gene encoding cyclic pyranopterin monophosphate synthase MoaC, producing MQITHLNEHHNPTMVDVSDKHITTREAYASGIITMSAAAFKAAITHTGKKGSITQTAIIAAIMGSKKTSELIPMCHPLIINKINVDITPDEKTHSIKLGVLVKCEGKTGVEMEALTGVGIGLLTIYDMLKAIDKRMEIHHIHLDSKSGGKSGEFHYDS
- the mobB gene encoding molybdopterin-guanine dinucleotide biosynthesis protein B is translated as MQDSKKPIVFAFSGKSNSGKTTLICKLCEYLQHCKIAVIKHDPKDKAMFDTKGKDSYEFFQRSHAVALISPTRTTLQLRHASPHTESTQTQAFYEALNMFQTYDYVFIEGLKTLPFPRIVVAREYIESAYIPYANAFAIDESVANTQILPTHLPILPLNDIAKITDFIHQFSHTHPTTKEI
- a CDS encoding molybdopterin synthase catalytic subunit, with the translated sequence MLELYQGALPAAEIYTQWERLAQDSNAGALSVFTGIVRKESQINALSFDIYKPLLQKWFDKWQQKAQKEHNAYICMAHSIGDVQYSQSSYMCGIISSHRKEAFEVYMPFIEDFKANAPIWKYDIINQQRIYAQKRSKPLAGSGILAKR
- a CDS encoding MoaD/ThiS family protein — translated: MVKVEFLGPMSNIPSRELEVQSLKELREILSQDETLHCWLEISAVAVNDEIIEDISYPLKSGDKVVLLPPVCGG
- the mog gene encoding molybdopterin adenylyltransferase, with the protein product MQTIHIGVLVSSDRAAQGIYEDISGKAIQEVLERYILNPCQYHYHIVSDEQQEIESCLKDLSDKQGCDLIVTTGGTGPAKRDVTPEATQNVCQKMLPGFGELMRSVSLKYVPTAILSRQSAGIRGKSLIINLPGKPKSIEECLAAVFPAVPYCIDLIEGNYIYPNTQYIQAYRPKS